A genomic segment from Cumulibacter soli encodes:
- a CDS encoding sensor histidine kinase: MAQFASTPRMPVITDLTWALPLTLLTGVGAGFSSVGNVGAPGVVTAVLLAITSCALLLISRRVPALVLVGTAALMTVHFAVGLPDGPIWLPLIAAAFFAGRYAGVRTWAWSVVVAACVVLVGFAMRTLVWDAPVMQSWWQSVGALALCLAAALLGSVIRGRVERARERVARVATEEQLAMARDLHDGVGHGLAVIAMQAGVALHVLDQDPAAVRRSLQAIRDTSRESLEALRGELSKLAGQPQRSTSRTLADVPALVDRVRAAGLDIAVDLPRIGSDRCGRRAESAAYSIVQESLTNVLRHSDASAVEVVIDVAEEALIIEVRDDGTPRKGGAKPAGLGLAGMRQRASELGGECIAGFTDRGFLVSARIPVSTLTAAGQEQS, translated from the coding sequence ATGGCCCAATTCGCCTCGACCCCGCGTATGCCGGTGATTACTGACCTCACGTGGGCACTGCCACTGACGTTGCTTACTGGCGTCGGTGCCGGGTTTTCCTCGGTAGGGAATGTTGGCGCGCCGGGGGTGGTAACGGCGGTCCTGCTCGCGATTACGTCCTGTGCGTTGCTGCTGATCTCGCGTCGCGTTCCTGCTCTCGTGCTCGTGGGAACTGCAGCGCTGATGACGGTGCACTTTGCCGTCGGGTTACCGGACGGCCCGATCTGGCTCCCGTTAATTGCCGCGGCGTTCTTCGCGGGGCGCTACGCAGGCGTGCGAACCTGGGCGTGGTCAGTCGTCGTCGCCGCCTGCGTGGTGCTAGTGGGTTTTGCCATGCGCACCCTCGTGTGGGATGCGCCGGTGATGCAGTCGTGGTGGCAGTCGGTCGGCGCACTCGCGCTATGCCTGGCGGCCGCCCTGTTGGGCAGCGTCATTCGTGGTCGTGTCGAACGCGCCCGCGAACGGGTGGCGAGGGTAGCGACCGAGGAACAGCTCGCCATGGCGCGCGACCTACACGATGGCGTCGGGCATGGTCTAGCGGTGATCGCGATGCAGGCCGGTGTCGCACTGCACGTGCTGGATCAAGACCCGGCGGCCGTGCGGCGATCGCTGCAAGCTATTCGCGATACGTCACGTGAATCGCTGGAGGCGCTGCGTGGTGAGCTCTCCAAACTGGCCGGCCAGCCACAGCGGAGCACGTCTCGGACCCTCGCCGACGTTCCGGCTTTGGTTGACCGGGTCCGAGCGGCTGGGCTGGATATCGCCGTCGACCTGCCGAGGATCGGTTCCGATCGCTGTGGACGCCGGGCGGAGTCAGCGGCGTACTCGATCGTCCAGGAGTCGCTGACGAATGTGCTGCGGCATTCGGATGCGAGTGCGGTTGAGGTGGTGATCGACGTGGCTGAGGAAGCGCTCATCATCGAGGTGCGCGACGACGGCACTCCTCGGAAGGGCGGCGCGAAGCCCGCAGGTCTCGGTCTCGCTGGTATGCGGCAGCGCGCGTCCGAACTCGGTGGGGAATGCATTGCCGGATTCACTGACCGCGGTTTCCTGGTGAGCGCACGGATCCCGGTGTCCACGCTCACGGCGGCAGGACAGGAGCAGTCGTGA
- a CDS encoding ABC transporter ATP-binding protein translates to MNVIETTHLTKKYGDRAAVLDVHLTVARGEIYGFLGPNGAGKTTTLRMILGLVRPSSGAIDVLDGHPGDADVAYRIGALIEGPGFFPYLSGRNNLRYIARMRGLAESAAEEALTRVALTDRADERYKNYSLGMKQRLGVACALLGSPELIVLDEPTNGLDPSGMADMRTLIVSLASEGHTVLLSSHLLAEVQDICDRVGVIDGGRLLQESTVEGLRGDAQVVIRATPLDQTQRIANNFSGSGSVIREDDHLVLPGSVTVSDLVAELVGAGIQIHEVIRRERSLEDVFFELTTPRQTEENHDDHHALTA, encoded by the coding sequence ATGAACGTCATCGAAACCACACACCTGACCAAGAAGTACGGCGATCGCGCCGCCGTACTCGACGTCCACTTGACAGTCGCGCGCGGCGAAATCTATGGCTTCCTGGGCCCGAACGGAGCCGGCAAAACGACGACCCTGCGGATGATTCTCGGGCTAGTCCGCCCCAGCAGCGGGGCAATCGACGTCCTCGATGGACATCCTGGGGACGCCGACGTCGCCTACCGGATCGGTGCTCTTATCGAAGGTCCGGGATTCTTTCCCTACCTCAGTGGACGCAACAATCTACGCTACATCGCACGCATGCGCGGTTTGGCAGAGTCCGCGGCTGAGGAGGCCCTCACGCGCGTCGCTCTGACCGACCGCGCCGACGAGCGATACAAGAACTACAGCCTCGGCATGAAGCAGCGCCTGGGCGTAGCGTGCGCGTTGCTCGGCTCACCCGAACTAATCGTGCTCGACGAACCCACCAACGGCCTCGATCCGTCCGGAATGGCCGACATGCGCACTCTGATCGTCTCGCTCGCGTCCGAAGGACACACCGTCCTCCTCTCGAGTCACCTTCTAGCCGAGGTACAGGACATCTGTGATCGCGTGGGCGTCATCGACGGCGGGCGCCTGCTTCAGGAATCGACCGTGGAAGGTTTGCGCGGGGACGCCCAAGTGGTCATACGCGCGACTCCCCTCGACCAAACGCAGCGCATAGCCAACAACTTCTCTGGTTCCGGGTCGGTCATCCGCGAAGACGACCACCTAGTGCTGCCCGGGTCCGTAACTGTCTCCGACCTGGTCGCCGAACTCGTCGGCGCCGGTATCCAAATACACGAAGTAATCAGGCGCGAGCGAAGCCTTGAAGACGTGTTCTTCGAGCTCACTACACCGCGACAAACCGAGGAGAACCACGATGACCATCACGCACTCACAGCCTGA
- a CDS encoding response regulator, producing the protein MTIRVALIDDQSLVRMGLRTLIDSEPDITVVGEAEEGRAGLQMVERERPDVVLCDIRMPILDGLGMLHDVGADPALGGVRVVMLTTFELDEYVFEALRLGASGFLLKDAEPAEILRAIRVVHEGGSLLAPSVTRRVIEHFGRATTGGAHPHIDQLTSREREILQWVATGRSNSEIGAELSLSPDTVRTHVSRAMIKLGARDRAQLVVFAIQSGL; encoded by the coding sequence GTGACGATCCGGGTGGCGTTGATCGACGATCAGTCGTTGGTGCGAATGGGGTTACGCACGCTGATCGACTCAGAACCTGACATCACTGTGGTGGGTGAGGCAGAGGAAGGGCGCGCGGGACTACAGATGGTCGAGCGCGAACGACCGGACGTCGTCCTGTGTGATATCAGGATGCCGATCCTGGATGGGCTCGGGATGCTGCATGACGTCGGCGCAGATCCGGCGCTCGGCGGCGTCCGAGTCGTCATGCTCACCACGTTCGAACTCGATGAGTATGTGTTCGAGGCGCTGCGCCTCGGCGCCTCCGGGTTCCTGCTGAAGGATGCCGAACCAGCCGAGATACTGCGCGCGATTCGGGTAGTACATGAGGGCGGTTCGCTGTTGGCCCCGTCGGTCACGCGTCGTGTCATCGAGCATTTCGGCCGCGCCACCACCGGAGGTGCGCATCCACACATCGATCAACTCACCAGCCGTGAGCGCGAGATCCTGCAATGGGTCGCGACCGGGCGATCGAATTCGGAGATTGGCGCCGAACTGTCCTTGAGCCCGGACACGGTGCGTACCCACGTATCGAGGGCGATGATCAAACTCGGTGCGCGCGATCGGGCGCAGCTCGTAGTGTTCGCGATCCAAAGCGGACTATAG
- a CDS encoding ABC transporter permease subunit, giving the protein MTITHSQPELHSRHHRPTGSSGILRVARAELLRLRRWPAVWVTVATWLLLTSLFGYVFNYVSYLTGDESFANEGVPSSALLHDVLPINIGEAMMQGTPMFGGALLMVLGALVAGSGFSWGTWKTSFIHGPSRALTVLGNALALAVVVVTTVLVTLVMCIAFSTGIGLIEGQPLTWPGLSDLLLDVGASALILLMWASVGFFLGILAKGPALSVGLGLVWALAIENLLRGVGSVLGPIEAFTTVLPGTSAGSLVGALVGADASGEGAPGVLTTVGAGQATWTIVAWIIAAIAMSVVVVRRRDVT; this is encoded by the coding sequence ATGACCATCACGCACTCACAGCCTGAACTCCATTCCAGGCACCATCGACCGACGGGTAGTTCGGGCATCCTGCGCGTTGCGCGCGCCGAGCTGCTACGACTTCGTCGATGGCCGGCCGTCTGGGTCACCGTCGCCACGTGGTTGCTACTGACTTCGTTGTTCGGCTACGTGTTCAACTACGTCAGCTATCTCACCGGCGACGAGTCCTTCGCGAACGAGGGCGTGCCGTCAAGCGCGCTGCTGCACGATGTCCTGCCCATCAATATCGGCGAGGCCATGATGCAAGGCACGCCGATGTTCGGCGGAGCGCTGCTTATGGTGCTTGGCGCGTTGGTGGCAGGATCTGGATTCTCCTGGGGAACCTGGAAGACGTCCTTCATCCATGGACCGAGTAGGGCCCTCACCGTGCTGGGCAACGCGCTGGCGCTCGCCGTTGTTGTGGTCACGACGGTGTTGGTCACCCTCGTGATGTGTATCGCGTTCTCGACCGGAATCGGCCTCATCGAAGGACAACCACTGACGTGGCCCGGGCTCTCCGACCTGCTGCTGGACGTCGGCGCCTCAGCGCTGATCCTGCTCATGTGGGCGTCGGTCGGCTTCTTCCTCGGCATATTGGCGAAAGGTCCGGCGCTGTCCGTCGGCTTGGGGCTCGTATGGGCGCTCGCCATCGAGAATTTACTGCGTGGAGTCGGGTCCGTTCTGGGACCCATCGAAGCGTTCACCACCGTCCTGCCTGGGACGTCGGCGGGCTCACTGGTCGGAGCTCTGGTTGGCGCGGACGCCAGTGGCGAGGGCGCTCCCGGCGTGCTCACCACCGTCGGCGCCGGGCAAGCAACGTGGACGATCGTCGCGTGGATCATCGCAGCGATCGCGATGTCCGTGGTTGTGGTCCGTCGCCGCGATGTTACGTGA